The genomic DNA CTTTCGAATATCATGGGGCTAACACAACGACAGGAAGGAACGCTGACATGGAAACCACTCGACTTACGAAACCCGAAGCCATGATCTTTGATATGGATGGTACGCTGTTCAAAACGGAGACGCTTCTGATCCCTGTATATCATCGCTTGTTTGATCAGCTTCGCGCAGAGAACTTGTATGAAGGAAAGACGCCCCCCGAGGAAAGAATACTTGGCGGGTTAGGCATGCTGCTGGATGACATTTGGAAAAGGGTGCTTCCGGACCACGATGAAATCGTGCACCGGCGTGCGGATGAATTGCTGCTGGAGCTGGAGCTGATCGGTCTGAAGGAGTATGTTACAGAGCTGTATCCGCAAGTGGCCGAAACGCTGAAGCAGCTTCACGAGCGCGGAATCAGGCTCTTTGTAGCCAGCAATGGGCTGGAGCATTATGTAAAAGAGGTAGCGAATGCACATGGCATCTTCTCGCTGTTTGAGGGAATCTACAGCGCAGGCGAGCATCAGACGACGACCAAAGTCGATTTGGTTAGGCTTCTGCTCGATAATCATGGCGTAAGCAGCGCCTGGATGATCGGGGACCGATCCTCTGACGTGGAAGCGGGCAAGGAGAACGGCCAGACCGTCATCGGCTGTGCGTATGCCGGGTTTGGCCAAGGACAGGAGTTAAATGGCGCCGATCGGCTGATCTCCTCCTTCTCCGAACTGATCGCCCTGTACGATCAGGCAGAGGAAGCGCCCGAAGCGAAGCGATCCGCCCAATTCTAGAAACAAGCCGCTCTTCCGGTCAGGAAGAAGCGGCTTTTTGTTTGTGCAGCCACATGGCGTATTCAAGCGGTCTTGCAATGGCTGCCCGGTATGCTTCGGGATCGCCGGACTGGTTGAACACCTCTCGGGCGGGCTTGGGATTGACCTCCAGCAAATAGACTTTTCCGCTGGGATCGATCG from Paenibacillus woosongensis includes the following:
- a CDS encoding HAD family hydrolase — translated: METTRLTKPEAMIFDMDGTLFKTETLLIPVYHRLFDQLRAENLYEGKTPPEERILGGLGMLLDDIWKRVLPDHDEIVHRRADELLLELELIGLKEYVTELYPQVAETLKQLHERGIRLFVASNGLEHYVKEVANAHGIFSLFEGIYSAGEHQTTTKVDLVRLLLDNHGVSSAWMIGDRSSDVEAGKENGQTVIGCAYAGFGQGQELNGADRLISSFSELIALYDQAEEAPEAKRSAQF